The genomic region GCAAGAGGCTCGAGTGAAAAAGATTACACCTGCCATAGTTGGTTTTTTCCTTCTTGGTCTTGCTAATCCAGCCGCCGAAAGCAATGATCATGCCTCCAGAAGGGAAAAGATGGTAAAGGAACAGCTTGAGCACAGGGGTATAAAGGACAGAAATGTCCTCGATGCCATGCTAAAGATACAGAGGCACCTCTTTGTCTCAAAAGACCTTGAGAAAAAAGCATACGGCGACTATCCGCTACCAATAGGAGAAGGCCAGACCATATCCCAGCCCTATGTTGTAGCCCTTATGACAGAGGGATTAAAACTTAAACCCACTGACAGGGTACTTGAGATAGGCACAGGTTCAGGTTATCAGGCAGCGGTTCTTGCAGAGCTTGTGAAAGAGGTCTATACAATCGAGATAAGAAAGGGCATTGCAGAGAAGTCAGAAGAATTACTGAAAAAACTCGGGTATAAGAATATCAAAGTTAAATATGCTGACGGCTATTTTGGGTGGCAAGAATATGCG from Nitrospirota bacterium harbors:
- a CDS encoding protein-L-isoaspartate(D-aspartate) O-methyltransferase; translated protein: MVKEQLEHRGIKDRNVLDAMLKIQRHLFVSKDLEKKAYGDYPLPIGEGQTISQPYVVALMTEGLKLKPTDRVLEIGTGSGYQAAVLAELVKEVYTIEIRKGIAEKSEELLKKLGYKNIKVKYADGYFGWQEYAPFDAIIITAAANHIPPPLIKQLKEGGRLIIPLGSTVYYQTLTLATKKKGELDVTQMGPVAFVPMIGEAEKRR